In Henningerozyma blattae CBS 6284 chromosome 6, complete genome, the following are encoded in one genomic region:
- the TBLA0F03810 gene encoding phospholipid-transporting P-type ATPase (similar to Saccharomyces cerevisiae DNF2 (YDR093W) and DNF1 (YER166W); ancestral locus Anc_8.231), whose product MSNINRPPIPGDGDINAANAANLSPFDDTFRFTDDQDAHQTVPPTKRNGSVLKKNGEPGQVSTTNGISFNANLIKDDVKDEYHEIHFQDGENDGYEHDFTFEMGDDHKQHDNNDNDIHSFSATPQLNLNSGVFEDPSTESSGSASASGLGLNERKDKSSRNESMKRLRWGTRRTKLGNPIVGRAKTLKWAKENIQKPFEEFSGTQVEDPNALNRSDELRSIYYNLPLPKEMLDEDGKPKMEYARNKIRTTKYTPLTFFPKNIMFQFQNFANVYFLALLILGAFQIFGVTNPGFASVPLIVIVCITALKDAIEDSRRTVLDMEVNNTRTYILHGIENENVAFDNISLWRKFKKACTRMTFKVIRLITERVTESGKMQRAQRKRQELRQKRMSTSTRPRSSLDSFESIRMSGAYERPSMENTNPFEDPYQMSTGQSILDRSMPPRTDCKFKKDYWKNVKVGDIIRIHNNDEIPADVILISTSDSDGGCYVETKNLDGETNLKVRQSLKSTHQIRSSRDISRTKFWVESEGPHANLYSYQGNLKWMDTQANEMRNEPVTINETLLRGCTLRNTRWAIGFVIFTGDDTKIMLNAGVTPTKKSRISRELNFSVLLNFLLLFILCFISGIVNGVYYAKGPSSREYFEFGTVAGNASTNGFVSFWVAVILYQSLVPISLYISIEIIKTAQAAFIYGDVLLYNAKLDYPCTPKSWNISDDLGQIEYVFSDKTGTLTQNVMEFKKCTINGVSYGRAYTEALAGLRKRQGIDVESEGHQEREAIATDKEIMINDLRNLSTNSQFYPEDVTFISKEFVCDLKGVSGEYQQKCCEHFMLSLALCHSVLLEPSKMNPDKLELKAQSPDEAALVGTARDMGFSFIEKTKQGIVVEIQGVPKEFQILNVLEFNSTRKRMSCIVKIPPANPDEEPRALLICKGADSIIYSRLKTSYDGNDETLLEQTALHLEQYATEGLRTLCIAQRELSWSEYTEWNARHEVAAASLTNREEQLEIVADSIERDMILLGGTAIEDRLQDGVPDSIALLADAGIKLWVLTGDKVETAINIGFSCNLLNNDMELLVIKSAGDDTKEFGNEPVSVVEGLISKYLDEKFDMTGSEEELAQAKKEHDIPKANYGVVIDGEALKIALDGDDIKRKFLLLCKNCKVALCCRVSPAQKAAVVKLVKNTLDVMTLAIGDGSNDVAMIQSADVGVGIAGEEGRQAVMCSDYAIGQFRYLTRLLLVHGRWSYKRLAEMIPGFFYKNVIFTLALFWYGIYNDFDGSYLFEYTYLSFYNLAFTSLPIIFLGIFDQDVNDTVSLLVPQLYRVGILRLEWNQTKFLWYMLDGFYQSVISFFFPYLVYHKNMYVTNNGLGLDHRYYVGGMVCAIAVTACNLYILLHQYRWDWFCSLFVALSILVLFAWSGIWSSSITSGEFLKGASRIYGSPAFWGVLFVGVMFCLLPRFTFDIIQKLFYPKDIDIIREMWKRGDFDRFPEGYDPTDPNRPKITKFGLPSTNGSIIMKDINEVMLSSDQSHDSVITEEIPLDILKEDLEASRKPSERNMESATSRWIQSPRENQDLLFSPIIKE is encoded by the coding sequence atgtctaACATTAATAGACCTCCAATACCAGGCGATGGTGATATTAACGCTGCAAATGCTGCTAATTTATCGCCATTTGACGATACTTTTAGATTCACAGATGACCAAGATGCTCATCAAACAGTGCCACCCACCAAAAGAAATGGTTCTGTTCTGAAGAAAAACGGAGAACCTGGGCAGGTGTCTACTACAAATGGTATTTCGTTTAACGCTAATTTAATCAAAGATGATGTTAAGGATGAATACCACGAGATTCATTTCCAAGATGGTGAAAATGACGGTTATGAACATGATTTCACATTTGAAATGGGTGATGACCATAAACAACATGACAATAACGACAATGATATACACTCATTTAGTGCCACCcctcaattaaatttaaactcAGGTGTTTTTGAAGACCCTTCAACAGAATCATCAGGATCTGCTTCAGCTTCAGGTTTAGGGCTCAATGAAAGGAAAGATAAATCTTCAAGAAATGAGTCGATGAAAAGACTACGTTGGGGTACACGCAGAACAAAATTAGGTAATCCAATAGTCGGAAGAGCCAAGACTTTGAAATGGgctaaagaaaatattcaaaaaccatttgaagaatttagtGGGACTCAAGTTGAAGATCCAAACGCTTTAAATCGTTCTGATGAATTAAGaagtatttattataatttaccATTACCAAAGGAGATGCTAGATGAGGATGGTAAGCCTAAGATGGAATATGCCCGTAATAAGATTAGAACTACCAAATATACCCCATTAACTTTCTTCcctaaaaatattatgtttcaatttcaaaattttgcCAATGTTTATTTCTTAGCTCTATTAATTTTGGGTGCTTTCCAAATTTTTGGTGTGACAAATCCAGGTTTTGCTTCAGTTCCATTAATTGTCATTGTTTGTATTACTGCTTTAAAAGATGCCATTGAAGATTCAAGAAGAACTGTTTTAGATATGGAAGTTAATAATACAAGAACATATATTCTGCACggtattgaaaatgaaaatgttgCCTTTGATAATATCTCCCTTTGGagaaaatttaagaaaGCTTGTACTAGAATGACATTCAAAGTGATCCGTTTGATCACTGAACGTGTTACTGAAAGTGGTAAGATGCAAAGAGCTCAAAGAAAACGTCAAGAATTACGTCAAAAACGTATGTCTACATCAACTAGACCACGTAGTTCTTTAGATTCCTTTGAAAGTATCAGAATGTCAGGCGCTTATGAAAGACCTTCCATGGAAAATACAAATCCATTTGAAGACCCATATCAAATGTCTACTGGTCAGTCTATTTTAGATAGATCAATGCCACCAAGAACTGattgtaaatttaaaaaagattattGGAAAAATGTTAAAGTCGGTGATATTATCCGTATTCATAACAATGATGAAATCCCTGCAGAtgttattttaatatctacATCAGATTCAGATGGTGGTTGTTACGTGGAAACTAAAAACTTGGATGGTGAAACTAATTTAAAAGTTCGCCAATCGTTAAAATCTACTCATCAGATTAGAAGTTCTCGAGATATCTCAAGAACAAAATTCTGGGTGGAAAGTGAAGGCCCACACGCTAATCTATATAGTTATCAGGGTAATTTGAAATGGATGGATACTCAAGCAAATGAAATGAGAAATGAACCTGTTACGATTAATGAAACGTTATTACGTGGTTGTACTTTAAGAAACACGAGATGGGCCATTGGGTTTGTTATCTTTACAGGTGACGATACAAAGATTATGTTAAATGCTGGTGTAACTCCAACTAAGAAATCAAGAATCTCTAGAGAATTAAACTTTTCtgttttattgaatttcttgttattatttatcttGTGTTTCATTTCTGGTATTGTTAATGGTGTTTATTATGCTAAGGGGCCATCTTCAAgagaatattttgaatttggtACTGTAGCAGGGAATGCTTCAACTAATGGGTTTGTTTCATTTTGGGTCGCCGTCATTTTATATCAATCATTGGTTCctatttctttatatatttccatcgaaattattaaaactgCACAAGCTGCATTTATCTATGGTGATGTTTTATTATACAATGCTAAATTGGATTATCCATGCACTCCTAAATCTTGGAATATATCTGATGATCTAGGCCAAATCGAATATGTTTTCTCTGATAAAACTGGGACTTTAACTCAAAATGTTATGGAATTTAAGAAATGTACTATTAATGGTGTTTCGTACGGTAGAGCTTACACAGAAGCATTGGCAGGTTTAAGAAAAAGACAAGGTATTGATGTTGAGTCTGAAGGTCACCAAGAAAGAGAAGCTATTGCTACTGATAAGGAAATTATGATTAATGATCTAAGAAATTTATCAACAAATTCCCAATTTTATCCAGAAGATGttacttttatttctaaagaATTTGTTTGTGATTTAAAGGGTGTCAGTGGTGAATACCAACAAAAATGTTGTGAACATTTCATGTTATCCTTAGCATTATGCCATTCTGTTTTATTAGAACCAAGTAAAATGAATCCCGATAAACTTGAATTAAAAGCCCAATCTCCTGATGAAGCAGCTTTAGTGGGTACTGCCAGAGACATGGGGTTCTCATTCATTGAAAAGACTAAGCAAGGTATTGTTGTAGAAATTCAGGGTGTTCCAaaagaatttcaaattttaaatgttttagaatttaattCTACAAGAAAGAGAATGAGTTGTATTGTTAAGATTCCTCCTGCTAATCCAGATGAAGAACCAAGAGCTCTATTGATTTGTAAAGGTGCCgattctattatttattctagATTAAAGACTTCATATGATGGTAATGATGAAACTTTATTGGAACAAACAGCCTTACATTTGGAACAATATGCTACTGAAGGTTTAAGAACATTATGTATTGCACAAAGAGAGTTATCCTGGTCTGAATATACTGAATGGAATGCTAGACACGAAGTCGCTGCCGCCTCATTAACAAACAGAGAAGAACAACTAGAAATCGTTGCCGATTCTATTGAACGTGACATGATTTTACTCGGTGGTACTGCTATTGAAGATAGATTACAAGATGGTGTTCCTGATTCTATTGCCTTATTAGCTGATGCTGGTATTAAATTGTGGGTTCTAACTGGTGATAAAGTTGAAACTGCAATTAACATTGGGTTTTCATGTAACTTATTGAACAATGATATGGAATTATTGGTTATTAAATCTGCTGGTGATGACACTAAAGAATTCGGGAATGAACCAGTTTCTGTCGTTGAAGGACTAATCtccaaatatttggatgaaaaatttgacATGACTGGTTCCGAAGAAGAATTAGCACAAGCTAAAAAAGAACATGATATTCCAAAAGCAAACTATGGTGTTGTTATTGATGGTGAAGCGTTAAAGATTGCTCTTGATGGTGATGATATTAAACGTAAATTTTTACTACTGTGtaaaaattgtaaagtTGCATTATGTTGTAGAGTTTCTCCAGCTCAAAAAGCTGCAGTTGTTAAGTTGGTTAAAAACACTTTAGATGTCATGACTTTAGCTATTGGTGATGGTTCCAATGATGTCGCTATGATCCAGTCTGCCGATGTTGGTGTTGGTATTGCCGGTGAGGAAGGTCGTCAAGCTGTTATGTGCTCTGATTATGCTATTGGTCAATTTAGATATTTAACTAGATTACTCTTGGTCCATGGTAGATGGTCTTATAAAAGATTAGCAGAAATGATTCCTggctttttttataaaaatgttaTTTTCACATTAGCATTGTTTTGGTATGGTATTTACAATGATTTCGATGGTTCTTacttatttgaatatacTTATTTGTCATTCTATAACTTGGCCTTCACTTCATTACCAATCATTTTCTTAGGTATCTTTGACCAAGATGTTAATGATACTGTTTCTTTATTAGTTCCACAATTATATCGTGTTGGTATTTTAAGGTTAGAATGGAATCaaacaaaatttttatGGTATATGCTTGATGGGTTCTACCAATCtgttatttcatttttcttccCATATTTGGTTTATCACAAGAACATGTATGTTACCAATAATGGTCTTGGTTTAGATCATCGTTATTACGTTGGTGGTATGGTTTGTGCTATTGCAGTTACTGCttgtaatttatatatCCTATTACATCAATATAGATGGGATTGGTTCTGCTCATTATTTGTTGCATTATctattttagttttatttgCATGGAGTGGTATTTGGTCAAGTTCCATCACTAGTGGAGAATTTTTGAAAGGTGCCTCCCGTATCTATGGATCTCCTGCATTCTGGGGTGTTTTATTTGTTGGTGTCATGTTTTGCTTATTACCAAGATTTACTTTTGATATCatacaaaaattattttaccCCAAAGATATTGACATTATTAGAGAAATGTGGAAACGTGGTGATTTTGATCGTTTCCCTGAAGGTTACGATCCAACTGATCCAAATAGACCCAAGATTACTAAGTTCGGTTTACCATCTACCAATGGTAGCataataatgaaagatATCAATGAAGTTATGCTAAGTTCTGATCAGTCTCATGATTCTGTTATAACAGAAGAAATTCCCTtggatattttaaaagaagattTAGAGGCTTCAAGAAAACCAAGTGAAAGAAATATGGAGTCGGCTACTAGTCGATGGATACAATCACCAAGAGAAAACCAAGATTTGTTATTTTCTCCCATCATCAAAGAATGA
- the TBLA0F03830 gene encoding uncharacterized protein (similar to Saccharomyces cerevisiae GIS1 (YDR096W) and RPH1 (YER169W); ancestral locus Anc_8.234), translating into MTPPKRSPQWSDGLPVFQDQPASHVSAPQDSPAFARAHRLLRSAQPFHDHGIAKLITGPPAVAPQLSEQLLPAQISPILHQQSLVADPALTGRFYLDEVIGAQSSETEVDVRRLFEDITMIPNNSIQDSTRDSSQSSIAAQSFHSEKFWSSLNDLTSSYYTFDPADGHVPTRGSVFSCAKSAISSVCGSGCGSGSYSLRLGQPFNIGISAIRNSADDVGANATTCVKYTDPEGAAAIAETSAALPSSPAALPATSAAPSTESVDGSYSLHHVTRGGPVTWFVISDKIDQEKYLELVKSDHSSKNCVAPILLPELLTEKGIAFHSITQQADEFVVIYPNAIYMNYTMNQTVSEIITFSSKDWFTFITNDLDLDLKVEEKDEDDSNVINRDIGKYKNKNKDKIKDIPIQRQNERHLPKQTMQSSKLHADTFPSISYQKNTSIRSTTNLAQLSNNNNTDGTNTNNNNTANKQNTPNATPFSPLTSQTQLLSNTIVPNNNQSSSSAGPFFPSGQSISRIASPLLSRMMDLSNIVEPTLEDPSLKFKKRGELNTLNGNYLPSIANNRTLSNGSANTLPSFINHQSNSNPNPNLLEDNDDNLIALSLTSMANSGTSSPRLALFPINSPLINPQDPSTTLNNNNNNNNNNNNSNNNIQNNNNQPTSSYSPLSTNATLISPKPSYSNTNPLAYTSLSNNSTTKPLVSTPLMRTTSSNLPYIKRLKSPNIVTLNISRETSKSPVSLNMHDYKSPLGVTNPLTYSTTTTNPNSPLITSKGISSVSPPDTPATKKLRILKQSSTNTSPISIPTSNTLDNPTPLPHTTHRDNNNNTNTLPAFNNTKKNVSTNQSPKFSSGEIIVSENGKIYVCQECKRQFSSGHHLTRHKKSVHSGEKPHSCPKCGKRFKRRDHVLQHLNKKIPCTQDSSIKQISSPPPSTSTAAQSATSNISTTQQINQSPSIHNESNLKQQLTNTET; encoded by the coding sequence ATGACTCCCCCGAAACGTTCTCCCCAATGGTCTGACGGCCTCCCCGTCTTCCAAGATCAGCCCGCCTCTCACGTCTCCGCCCCCCAAGACTCGCCCGCGTTTGCCAGAGCTCATCGACTTTTGCGCAGCGCACAGCCGTTCCACGACCACGGAATAGCCAAACTGATCACGGGACCGCCTGCTGTGGCCCCCCAGCTCTCCGAACAACTTCTGCCCGCCCAGATCTCGCCTATACTCCACCAGCAATCTTTAGTAGCAGATCCAGCTTTGACTGGCCGTTTCTATCTCGATGAGGTGATCGGAGCACAATCGTCCGAAACTGAAGTGGATGTACGCCGACTGTTTGAGGATATAACGATGATTCCAAATAACTCTATTCAAGATTCCACTCGAGATTCGTCTCAGAGCTCGATAGCGGCTCAATCTTTTCACTCTGAAAAATTCTGGTCTTCATTAAATGATCTAACCTCATCATATTATACGTTTGATCCGGCCGACGGTCACGTGCCGACACGTGGTTCTGTATTCTCGTGTGCTAAATCTGCCATTTCTTCTGTCTGTGGCTCAGGCTGTGGCTCAGGCTCTTATTCTTTACGACTGGGCCAGCCTTTTAATATAGGCATCTCGGCTATAAGAAACTCCGCCGATGATGTGGGTGCGAATGCAACGACTTGCGTAAAGTATACTGATCCCGAAGGAGCCGCGGCTATAGCAGAAACCTCCGCGGCTCTACCATCAAGTCCCGCGGCTCTACCAGCTACGTCCGCGGCTCCTTCAACAGAATCCGTCGACGGATCTTATTCTCTCCATCACGTGACACGCGGAGGTCCCGTGACCTGGTTTGTCATCTCGGACAAGATTGACCAAGAAAAATACTTGGAATTGGTGAAATCTGACCATTCCTCAAAAAACTGCGTGGCACCCATTCTCCTCCCCGAATTGCTTACCGAAAAGGGAATCGCTTTCCATTCCATCACACAACAAGCTGACGAATTTGTCGTCATATACCCTAATGCAATTTATATGAATTATACCATGAACCAAACAGTTTCGGAAATTATTACGTTCTCTTCTAAAGATTGGTTCACTTTTATTACTAATGATCTTGATTTAGATTTAAAagtagaagaaaaagatgaGGATGATTCAAATGTAATCAACAGGGATATCggtaaatataaaaataaaaataaggaTAAGATTAAGGATATACCCATTCAAAGGCAAAACGAGAGGCATCTCCCCAAACAAACTATGCaatcttcaaaattacATGCAGATACATTCCCCTCTATAAGTTATCAAAAGAATACTTCTATTCGTTCTACAACCAATCTAGCTCAACTatcaaacaataataacactGATGGCACTAATActaacaacaacaacactGCTAACAAGCAAAACACCCCTAATGCAACCCCCTTTTCTCCTTTAACTTCTCAAACTCagttattatcaaatacaaTAGTACCCAATAATAACCAATCTTCTTCCTCTGCAGGTCCATTTTTCCCTTCGGGTCAATCTATAAGTAGAATCGCTTCACCTCTATTGTCAAGAATGATggatttatcaaatatcgTGGAACCCACTTTAGAAGATCCatctttgaaatttaagaaaagaGGTGAATTAAATACACTCAATGGTAATTATTTACCTTCCATTGCCAATAATAGAACTTTGTCAAATGGAAGTGCAAACACTTTACCATCTTTTATAAATCATCAATCGAATTCCAATCCAAATCCAAATTTGTTGgaagataatgatgataatttaattgctTTAAGTTTGACTTCGATGGCAAATAGTGGAACCTCCTCTCCAAGACTGGCTCTATTTCCAATAAATTCTCCTCTTATAAATCCCCAAGATCCTTCTACTACactcaataataataataataataataataataataataatagtaacaataatattcaaaataataataatcaaccAACATCTTCTTATTCTCCATTATCTACAAATGCAACTCTAATCTCTCCAAAACCTTCTTATTCCAATACAAACCCACTCGCGTATACAAGCTTATCAAATAACTCCACTACAAAACCATTGGTAAGCACACCATTGATGAGAACCACTTCTTCCAATTTACCCTATATCAAGAGGTTGAAATCTCCAAATATAGTCACTTTAAACATATCAAGAGAAACTTCAAAGAGCCCAGTCTCTTTAAATATGCATGATTATAAATCTCCCCTGGGTGTTACTAACCCTTTAACATACTccacaacaacaacaaatcCAAATTCACCTCTAATTACTTCAAAGGGTATCTCTTCCGTCAGCCCCCCTGATACTCCTGCTACGAAAAAATTGAGAATCTTAAAACAATCTTCAACCAACACATCACCAATTTCAATCCCAACATCTAATACACTAGATAATCCTACCCCACTACCTCATACTACTCATCGcgataacaataataacacaAACACTCTACCTgcatttaataatacaaagaaaaatgtcTCCACAAATCAATCGCCAAAATTCTCTTCTGGTGAAATTATTGTTTCCGAAAATGGTAAAATATACGTTTGTCAAGAATGTAAAAGACAATTTTCTTCAGGTCATCATTTAACAAGACATAAAAAATCTGTTCATTCTGGTGAAAAACCTCATTCTTGTCCTAAATGTGGCAAAAGGTTTAAAAGAAGAGATCATGTTTTACAACATTTAAACAAGAAGATACCTTGTACTCAAGATTCTTCTATAAAGCAAATCTCTTCTCCTCCACCCTCTACTTCTACTGCTGCTCAATCTGCAACTTCGAATATTTCAACTACTCAGCAAATTAATCAATCTCCATCGATTCATAAtgaatcaaatttaaaacagcAATTAACAAATACAGAGACATAA
- the BCK2 gene encoding Bck2p (similar to Saccharomyces cerevisiae BCK2 (YER167W); ancestral locus Anc_8.232) — protein sequence MSRRSGSSLTPTPESVNKWKIPHYYKRGSKTPSKASAQTVKNYNNLTKNLYPSDIGSSYPKSLENGSPNAIYTSAAVSGIPGNNIIETNLADENKFFTNYNSNKNTPIQQTKKLSRTSEVRFVNYTGIDNGNHTYPNNEESPTSKYSKKMNATTTRNEFEINSNKIIPMFNKPNNMNSNTNISPGTYSTEISPQNIELNMKSPSDSVGSSGSTGSLKRPYISFLKHDGFYNPAALSKSIQTIGSNAGTPTSSSFPQRTLEIQDSIINNNNNNNNNNNNNIDEDNEVVPRSKPDPILAKPPSTTATTTTSTSTTTTTFFNENFVSNSSRSRNNSSTNSGNTSRNTSRHNSITNMKKRTNSYSNSYSNSNGSSNLNTPLNTPKNTSQLNSQFNYINIPKNKNEFRMNEISRSQSNNVASTSSYNKMSSTMTGQDVASSSPKMITKVSKDENDAAIAFSKMFSTRKRTNTEESASSFKSFQSQNQNQNQNQNQNQNQNQNLNQIQNQIQSQTILANEETAPMYSPVRNTPTTTRRMMYSRVNMGRNSSGMNESRYLDRGSTTEEDIYKSHKRQQLSISDVNLEHSKSMGQVMYERNPNRFTGVIDEFPLSNEEFEETKDQPVILESSNANANTIASENSGLAIKFNNEPKNKQDMSIDAHDILNDILQGYSGNMNMNIPIDMNLELLNANTNEPGMGNSTGSPTGNPNGNSTGNVNGNVKVNATGNSNGNETGNDFDIDSLDLFFSGNQNEP from the coding sequence ATGAGTAGACGTTCAGGTTCATCTTTAACCCCTACGCCTGAATCAGTGAATAAATGGAAGATTCCACATTATTATAAACGAGGTAGCAAGACACCTTCTAAAGCGTCAGCTCAAACAGTTAAGAATTATAACAATTTaactaaaaatttatatccTTCGGATATTGGATCAAGTTATCCCAAGAGTTTGGAAAATGGATCACCAAATGCAATTTATACTAGTGCCGCTGTCAGTGGTATTCCAGGTAACAATATAATAGAAACAAATTTGGctgatgaaaataaatttttcaccaattataatagtaataaaaatacaccGATTCAACaaactaaaaaattatctagAACTAGTGAAGTTCGATTTGTTAATTATACAGGGATAGATAATGGGAATCATACATATcctaataatgaagaatcaCCCACATctaaatattccaaaaaaatgaaCGCCACTACAACTAgaaatgaatttgaaataaattcaaataaaatcatacccatgtttaataaaccaaataatatgaatagTAATACTAATATAAGTCCTGGGACTTATAGTACTGAAATTAGTcctcaaaatattgaattgaatatgAAATCGCCAAGTGATTCTGTTGGATCTAGTGGTAGTACAGGATCATTGAAAAGACCATATATtagttttttaaaacatgATGGATTTTATAATCCTGCTGCATTAAGCAAATCCATTCAAACGATTGGATCCAATGCAGGAACCCCTACAAGTTCATCTTTCCCACAGCGGACGTTGGAAATACAAGACagcattattaataataataataataataataataataataataataatatagatgaagataatgaaGTTGTACCACGATCTAAACCTGATCCAATCTTGGCCAAACCACCATCGACTACTGCTACTACTACCACATCGACGTCGACTACAACAACGACTTTTTTCAATGAGAATTTTGTTAGTAATAGTAGTAGATCACGTAACAATTCGAGTACCAATTCTGGTAACACCTCACGTAACACTTCTCGTCATAATTCTATAACAAATATGAAGAAACGTACCAATTcatattctaattcatattctaattctaatggcagttctaatttaaatacCCCTTTAAACACACCTAAAAATACATCTCAATTGAATTctcaatttaattatattaatattcctaaaaataagaatgaATTTCGAATGAATGAAATTAGTCGAAGTCAATCCAATAATGTTGCAAGTACGAGTAGTTATAATAAGATGTCATCTACAATGACGGGTCAAGATGTTGCCAGCAGTAGTCCTAAAATGATTACGAAGGTTAGTAAAGATGAGAATGATGCTGCAATTGCATTTAGTAAGATGTTTTCTACAAGGAAAAGAACAAATACTGAAGAATCGGCCTCATCATTTAAAAGTTTCCAAAgtcaaaatcaaaatcaaaaccAAAATCAAAACCAAAACCAAAACCAAAACCAAAACctaaatcaaattcaaaaccAAATTCAAAGCCAAACGATACTTGCCAATGAAGAGACAGCACCAATGTATTCACCTGTAAGAAACACCCCCACGACTACTCGTCGCATGATGTATTCTAGAGTCAATATGGGCCGGAATAGTTCAGGAATGAATGAATCAAGATATCTTGATAGAGGAAGCACTACCGAGGAGGACATCTACAAGAGTCACAAGAGACAACAATTATCCATCAGTGATGTTAATTTGGAACATTCGAAATCCATGGGACAAGTAATGTACGAGAGGAATCCTAACAGATTTACTGGGGTGATTGATGAATTCCCACTTagtaatgaagaatttgaagagACTAAAGATCAACCCGTGATATTAGAATCTTCTAATGCCAATGCCAACACAATTGCAAGTGAGAATAGTGGATTAGccattaaatttaataacgAACCCAAGAACAAACAAGATATGAGCATAGATGCACATGATATATTGAACGACATTTTACAAGGGTACAGTGGGAACATGAACATGAATATCCCCATTGACATGAACTTGGAACTATTGAATGCCAATACCAATGAACCTGGGATGGGAAACTCCACAGGGAGCCCCACAGGGAACCCCAATGGGAACTCTACAGGAAATGTAAATGGAAATGTAAAGGTAAACGCGACTGGAAATTCAAATGGGAATGAAACAGGAAATGACTTTGATATTGACTCGTTAGACTTGTTTTTCTCAGGAAACCAGAATGAGCCATAA
- the UBC13 gene encoding E2 ubiquitin-conjugating protein UBC13 (similar to Saccharomyces cerevisiae UBC13 (YDR092W); ancestral locus Anc_8.230) — protein MASLPKRIIKETERLISDPVPGITAQPHEDNLRYFSVTIEGPKDSAYENGVFELELFLPDDYPMEAPKVRFLTKIYHPNIDRLGRICLDVLKNNWSPALQIRTVLLSIQALLASPNPNDPLANDVAEDWIKNEKGAIAKAKEWTKLYASKK, from the coding sequence ATGGCCTCATTACcaaaaagaattataaaAGAAACAGAAAGATTAATCAGTGATCCTGTCCCTGGGATTACTGCACAACCTCACGAAGATAATTTACGTTATTTTAGTGTCACTATCGAAGGCCCAAAGGATTCTGCTTATGAAAATGGTGTTTTCGAATTAGAATTGTTTTTACCAGATGATTATCCTATGGAAGCACCTAAAGTACGTTTTCTAACTAAGATCTACCATCCAAATATCGATAGATTAGGCCGTATATGTTTAGATGTATTGAAGAACAATTGGTCTCCAGCATTACAGATAAGGACTGTCCTATTATCTATTCAAGCTTTACTAGCCAGTCCAAACCCCAATGACCCATTAGCTAATGATGTTGCTGAAGATTggattaaaaatgaaaaaggTGCCATTGCAAAGGCTAAGGAATGGACTAAATTATATGCCTCTAAGAAGTAA